One segment of Leptospirillum ferrooxidans C2-3 DNA contains the following:
- the panC gene encoding pantoate--beta-alanine ligase — protein MIHVSSLDELKEALSSESDHPLALVPTMGALHSGHVELVRHAKSRGFHVALSIFVNPMQFGPGEDLERYPRPLSADLDLCQKEGVSLVFTPNVSEMVSENSSIRVSHPVGSLYCGAYRPGHFDGVLTIVAKLFHLFSPDIAVFGQKDRQQLFLIERMVAELDFPLKIESVKTVREYDGLAKSSRNRYLSESERLIAPFLYGRLLKAKEEGVPKNHSDQQAWLQEISKNLSTLGFRPDYVSLVDRETFLPPTRDSSGLILLAAAWLGKTRLIDNLEMDE, from the coding sequence GTGATACATGTCAGCAGTCTGGATGAACTGAAAGAAGCCCTGTCGTCCGAAAGTGACCACCCATTGGCGCTGGTGCCAACGATGGGAGCCCTTCATTCTGGACACGTAGAACTTGTACGGCATGCGAAATCAAGAGGTTTCCATGTGGCTCTTTCCATATTCGTCAATCCGATGCAATTTGGTCCTGGTGAAGATCTTGAGCGGTATCCCAGACCCCTTTCGGCCGATCTGGATTTATGCCAGAAAGAGGGTGTTTCGCTTGTTTTTACTCCCAATGTTTCGGAAATGGTTTCGGAGAACTCCTCGATCAGGGTGAGCCATCCCGTCGGCAGCCTCTATTGCGGGGCCTATCGACCCGGCCATTTTGACGGGGTCCTGACCATTGTTGCAAAACTCTTCCACCTGTTTTCTCCCGATATTGCAGTGTTTGGACAGAAAGACCGGCAACAGCTTTTTCTGATCGAACGGATGGTGGCAGAGCTTGATTTTCCCTTGAAAATTGAATCGGTGAAGACGGTCCGGGAATATGACGGACTCGCGAAAAGTTCCCGCAATCGATACCTTTCGGAGAGTGAACGCCTCATTGCTCCATTTCTGTATGGCCGTCTTCTGAAAGCCAAAGAAGAAGGCGTTCCCAAAAATCACTCGGATCAGCAGGCCTGGCTGCAGGAAATCTCGAAAAATTTGTCCACTCTTGGTTTTCGTCCGGACTATGTCTCATTGGTCGACCGGGAAACCTTTCTTCCGCCAACCCGGGATTCGTCCGGCCTGATCCTTCTGGCGGCGGCCTGGCTTGGGAAAACCCGTTTGATCGACAATCTGGAGATGGATGAATGA
- a CDS encoding chorismate-binding protein: MTEWGDTSYHVLEDVPFFPEKWLFHLRSLFPSSPVAHFPREKNWGWSFIPWGLSPLDHQEMLSVFRKPLAREKKTPDPERPLFSDGYVFLMPFTGIDPDDLSKTIVCHYRSSVCYEHRTRRLFIPLSLYDLAKQAGCWDEGALPGHSLPRIVLSPSISRERYRENVLKVLSGIREGRFYQVNLAIDFCGEDLGLDPVVLNDLLLKANPSPGSAVYIGQSRWIVSNSPERLFCLSEGTITTSPIAGTLPLREEKPQNESAHGNRSGEEIFRGDPKEHAEHVMTVDLLRNDLGQICRPSSIHLPRFLGVERYRHLWHLVSDVKGDLIPGLGLGEILGAMMPGGSVTGAPKRAVTKEIMELEGSPREYYCGSLGLFDPERGLADFNLLIRTVFQENGRIRIPVGSGLVADSDPEREYEEILAKLRVISDVLEGATPQ, from the coding sequence ATGACGGAATGGGGGGACACTTCTTACCATGTTCTGGAAGATGTTCCTTTTTTTCCGGAAAAATGGCTTTTTCATCTGAGAAGCCTTTTTCCATCCTCTCCAGTGGCTCATTTTCCCCGTGAGAAAAACTGGGGATGGAGCTTCATTCCATGGGGACTCTCACCTCTTGATCATCAGGAGATGCTGTCGGTTTTCCGGAAGCCTCTTGCGAGGGAAAAGAAAACCCCTGATCCGGAGAGGCCTTTATTTTCCGATGGCTATGTTTTTCTGATGCCATTCACGGGAATCGATCCGGATGATCTTTCAAAGACTATTGTCTGCCATTACCGGTCATCGGTCTGTTATGAGCACCGTACACGACGTCTTTTTATCCCGCTCTCCCTTTATGACCTGGCAAAACAGGCCGGATGCTGGGATGAGGGTGCTCTTCCCGGACATTCTCTTCCCCGGATTGTTCTGTCTCCCTCCATCTCTCGAGAGAGGTATCGGGAAAATGTCCTGAAAGTTCTTTCCGGGATCCGGGAAGGGCGGTTTTATCAGGTCAATCTGGCAATCGATTTTTGCGGTGAGGATCTGGGCCTCGATCCGGTGGTTTTGAATGATCTTCTTTTGAAGGCTAACCCATCTCCGGGATCGGCCGTGTATATTGGACAGTCAAGATGGATAGTCTCAAATTCTCCTGAGCGACTGTTTTGCTTGTCAGAAGGGACGATTACGACATCTCCCATTGCAGGGACCCTTCCACTTCGGGAAGAGAAGCCCCAAAACGAGAGTGCCCACGGGAATCGCTCGGGCGAGGAGATCTTCAGGGGGGACCCCAAAGAGCATGCGGAGCATGTCATGACAGTTGATCTTCTGAGAAATGATCTGGGCCAAATCTGCCGCCCTTCGAGCATTCATCTGCCCCGTTTCCTGGGGGTCGAGCGCTACAGACATCTTTGGCATCTGGTCTCGGATGTGAAAGGTGACCTGATTCCTGGTCTTGGTCTGGGGGAGATTCTGGGCGCCATGATGCCCGGTGGGTCCGTCACAGGGGCTCCAAAGCGGGCAGTAACAAAGGAGATTATGGAGCTTGAGGGGAGCCCTCGCGAATATTATTGCGGAAGCCTCGGACTTTTTGATCCTGAAAGAGGTTTGGCGGATTTCAATTTACTGATTCGCACGGTTTTTCAGGAGAATGGTCGTATCCGCATTCCGGTTGGATCAGGGTTGGTGGCAGATTCGGATCCTGAGAGGGAGTATGAAGAAATTCTTGCGAAACTTCGAGTGATTTCAGATGTTTTGGAGGGCGCGACGCCCCAATAA
- a CDS encoding Fic family protein has translation MKKIGRAGQYIHQLKGYKAFIPKFLPPDPGIVMDHEILTAGSFADRAIGRLDGSIQTLPDPDLFVFMYIRKEAVLSSQIEGTQSSLDDVLEAEAQVFSSRRPKDVDEVINYIGAMNLGLSRLKELPVSVRLIKVIHQKLLVNVRGADRQPGELRRSQNWIGPGGCTLHEATFVPPPPEIVPDALSNLEQFLHSEEQLPDLIKIGLAHAQFETIHPFLDGNGRIGRLLITLLFCERGILQRPVLYLSHYFKKHREQYYDLLQKIRDEGDWESWLKFFLVAVGEVSHEATETARQIVALREKHREMIIECFGGSTANGNKVLEYLYSHPIIDVQDIVTVTGASFTAANNLMKRFVTHNLLREITGNVRNRQFRYGEYIDLFGNI, from the coding sequence ATGAAAAAAATAGGTCGTGCTGGCCAATATATCCATCAACTAAAAGGCTATAAAGCCTTTATTCCAAAATTTCTTCCGCCAGATCCAGGTATTGTGATGGATCATGAAATCCTGACCGCTGGTTCTTTCGCAGACCGTGCGATCGGACGGCTTGATGGGTCCATCCAGACACTCCCTGATCCAGACCTTTTTGTGTTCATGTACATACGCAAAGAAGCGGTCTTATCAAGTCAAATAGAAGGAACTCAGAGCTCTCTTGATGATGTTCTTGAAGCGGAAGCACAGGTGTTCAGCTCCCGGCGTCCGAAAGATGTCGATGAAGTCATCAATTATATCGGAGCCATGAACCTTGGACTTTCACGTTTAAAGGAACTGCCCGTTTCTGTCCGGCTCATAAAAGTGATCCATCAAAAATTGCTCGTCAATGTGCGAGGGGCAGATCGTCAGCCAGGAGAGCTACGGCGTAGTCAAAACTGGATTGGTCCTGGCGGTTGCACCCTCCACGAAGCAACCTTTGTTCCTCCCCCTCCCGAAATCGTACCGGATGCGCTTTCGAATCTTGAGCAATTTCTTCATAGTGAAGAGCAACTTCCAGATCTGATAAAAATTGGATTGGCACATGCCCAATTCGAAACCATCCACCCGTTTCTTGACGGCAATGGACGTATAGGAAGATTGCTGATCACACTTCTTTTTTGCGAACGCGGCATTCTCCAACGCCCAGTCCTTTACCTTTCTCATTACTTTAAAAAACACCGGGAACAATATTACGATCTCCTTCAGAAAATTCGGGATGAAGGGGATTGGGAAAGCTGGTTAAAGTTTTTTCTTGTCGCCGTTGGAGAAGTCTCCCATGAGGCCACCGAGACTGCCCGACAAATTGTCGCGTTACGGGAAAAACACCGAGAAATGATCATTGAGTGTTTTGGAGGCTCAACCGCTAATGGAAATAAGGTACTGGAATACCTCTATTCGCATCCCATTATCGATGTTCAGGATATCGTAACGGTAACAGGAGCAAGCTTCACTGCAGCCAACAATTTAATGAAACGTTTTGTCACACATAATCTTCTTAGAGAAATCACAGGAAACGTACGCAATCGACAGTTTCGTTATGGAGAGTACATAGACCTGTTTGGAAACATCTGA
- a CDS encoding aminotransferase class IV has product MRYSGEREKELLMLKNNKLLDSSQVHVSAMDPAFLYGESLVTTVGVTRGHPEFLDRHLDRILQMANSLDWSFIPSRGDLLHGVSLLLENLESPPKLLRITMTPGALREVSLTGKPSVQGDWFIFPVFRNDPPKSDWEQGVDVALAPDPLLLSGDPRGRLKTGNLLLSAHLARRKSKGVYEWILKGRTGRLLEGAVSNVFFIRDDGTVFTAPERWGILPGVIRCVVLEEWKKEGRILRWSAPKSSELGQVKGIFLTNSYLKVMPVARLLDEKGGVLWEGSPSWLKEEILPLRERIEIRSARE; this is encoded by the coding sequence GTGAGATATTCTGGAGAAAGGGAAAAAGAATTGCTGATGCTTAAAAACAATAAACTGCTGGACTCTTCCCAAGTGCATGTTTCAGCAATGGATCCGGCTTTTTTATATGGGGAGTCCCTTGTCACGACCGTTGGCGTGACAAGAGGGCATCCGGAGTTTCTAGACCGTCATCTCGACAGAATCCTGCAAATGGCCAACTCGCTTGACTGGAGCTTTATCCCCTCCCGGGGAGATCTTCTTCATGGAGTCTCGCTGCTGCTTGAAAATCTGGAGTCTCCTCCCAAACTATTGAGAATCACCATGACCCCGGGCGCGCTTCGGGAAGTTTCTCTGACCGGAAAGCCGTCTGTTCAGGGTGACTGGTTTATTTTTCCTGTTTTTCGGAACGATCCTCCAAAATCGGATTGGGAACAGGGAGTTGATGTCGCTCTGGCACCCGATCCGCTTCTCCTGTCTGGAGACCCCCGTGGAAGGTTGAAAACAGGCAATCTTCTCCTGTCTGCCCATCTCGCGCGGAGAAAGTCGAAGGGAGTTTATGAGTGGATCCTGAAGGGGAGGACTGGAAGGCTTCTCGAGGGGGCTGTCTCGAATGTGTTCTTTATCCGTGATGACGGAACGGTTTTCACCGCTCCTGAGCGATGGGGAATCCTTCCCGGGGTGATCCGTTGTGTTGTTCTGGAAGAATGGAAAAAGGAAGGGCGCATTCTCAGGTGGTCCGCCCCGAAATCATCAGAGCTCGGTCAGGTGAAGGGAATCTTTCTGACGAATTCCTACCTGAAGGTGATGCCGGTTGCCAGGCTTCTTGATGAAAAGGGAGGCGTTCTCTGGGAGGGTTCTCCTTCATGGCTGAAAGAGGAAATCCTCCCATTGAGGGAGCGGATCGAGATCCGTTCTGCTCGGGAATAA
- a CDS encoding YncE family protein: protein MATKKRPILKSFPLAHTLLILFFAIILSPPISASGDSTSTSRNPLLEIQDIPLPGKATRLDYTSIDQKKHRLLIAHLGDNSLLVIDLIHRKVIREIHKIPNIHGVIAIPEKGAIYATATGVDQLFEIRSQNLTITRRFPSGHHPDGLAFDPQDNRVFISDETGHAVTSVGVGSHPSVLTLSLPGEVGNTRYNPKDHRIYSTVSGEKEDLVAVIDPHTMKLIRKIPVEKGCKPHGERISPDGKQLFILCQENATLLIMSLPSGKLQNRFSVGTDPDVLSLDSKRGHLVVASESGTVSVFSRGTFGWKKSGEQYVAYRAHTVAIDPQTGLVYLPLQEISGKPVLRIMKIQ, encoded by the coding sequence ATGGCGACGAAAAAACGACCAATCCTCAAATCTTTTCCTCTTGCCCATACCCTATTGATTCTTTTTTTTGCGATCATCCTCTCACCACCCATATCGGCCAGCGGGGACAGTACTTCCACGTCCCGAAATCCTCTTTTAGAAATTCAGGATATCCCCCTTCCCGGAAAAGCCACGCGGCTCGACTACACCTCCATCGATCAAAAAAAGCATCGTCTTCTCATCGCCCATCTGGGAGACAACTCTCTTCTGGTCATCGACCTTATCCACCGAAAAGTCATCAGGGAAATACACAAGATCCCCAATATCCATGGCGTCATCGCCATTCCTGAGAAAGGCGCCATTTATGCGACGGCAACCGGAGTTGACCAACTTTTTGAAATTCGTTCCCAAAATCTGACCATCACCAGAAGGTTCCCGTCAGGGCACCACCCGGATGGTCTCGCCTTTGACCCTCAGGACAACCGGGTCTTCATCTCGGATGAAACCGGCCATGCCGTGACCTCAGTCGGAGTCGGATCCCACCCATCGGTCTTGACACTTTCTTTGCCGGGAGAGGTGGGCAACACCCGCTACAATCCAAAGGATCACCGGATTTACTCAACCGTTTCAGGAGAAAAAGAGGATCTGGTCGCGGTCATCGACCCTCATACCATGAAGCTCATCAGGAAGATCCCTGTTGAGAAAGGCTGCAAACCTCATGGAGAACGGATCAGCCCGGACGGGAAACAGCTCTTCATTCTCTGCCAGGAAAATGCCACTCTTCTGATCATGAGCCTTCCGAGCGGGAAGCTTCAAAACCGATTTTCGGTGGGAACTGATCCTGACGTCCTGAGTCTCGACTCCAAAAGGGGTCATCTGGTTGTCGCCTCAGAATCGGGAACCGTCAGTGTCTTTTCTCGGGGGACTTTCGGTTGGAAAAAATCGGGCGAGCAGTATGTTGCCTATCGCGCCCATACTGTGGCGATTGATCCTCAAACTGGCCTGGTCTATCTTCCCCTTCAGGAAATATCGGGAAAGCCTGTTCTGCGGATCATGAAAATCCAGTGA
- a CDS encoding TonB family protein translates to MSTLSGTKQSAFSDYLENPTLRLYGLLFLVILMEGGLLLAIHVTPSVEIPDKKTEPIRITLTHPPAPPKPIAKPTPPKPVPHQIKKVVRRVHPQPKATPPVLPAANATSENQLVASVGNEVSLGWGSAAPAKGTPSDFISPQLLTKVDTSNFYTQKMKDSDEEGDVVIEVWVDPKGAISHYKLLIPSVYDDINHVSLGILKTLKFAPATYKGNPVEGQFQLNFRFRIQNS, encoded by the coding sequence ATGAGTACCCTTTCCGGAACGAAACAGTCCGCTTTTTCAGACTATCTTGAAAATCCGACACTCAGACTCTATGGACTCCTCTTTCTTGTCATCCTGATGGAAGGAGGGCTTTTGCTCGCCATCCATGTGACTCCTTCCGTCGAGATCCCCGATAAAAAGACGGAACCAATCCGGATCACACTGACCCATCCTCCCGCTCCACCAAAACCGATCGCCAAACCGACTCCCCCGAAACCGGTTCCCCACCAGATCAAAAAAGTGGTCCGGAGGGTCCACCCCCAACCGAAGGCCACACCTCCCGTTCTTCCAGCCGCAAATGCCACATCGGAAAATCAGCTGGTGGCCTCTGTCGGAAACGAGGTCTCTTTGGGATGGGGATCCGCGGCGCCGGCGAAGGGCACACCTTCGGACTTTATTTCTCCTCAGCTTTTGACGAAGGTCGACACCTCCAATTTCTACACCCAGAAGATGAAAGATTCCGATGAAGAAGGCGATGTCGTCATCGAAGTCTGGGTCGATCCCAAAGGAGCCATCTCCCATTACAAGCTGCTCATACCGTCCGTCTATGACGACATCAACCACGTCTCCCTGGGGATCCTGAAAACCTTGAAGTTTGCCCCTGCCACATACAAGGGGAACCCTGTCGAAGGGCAGTTCCAGCTAAACTTCCGGTTCCGGATCCAGAACAGCTAG
- a CDS encoding ExbD/TolR family protein, translating into MRLFSDHPEEERARIELIPMIDIMFFLLVVFIFISISLIKLNGVTLNLPKAATQPIKKEIKTLNISITENGALYLDKTPVTKDQLKSDLAAIAKDPSVKEQIIISGDKDSHLQALVSVMNLCNTLGFDNLSIRTQEQ; encoded by the coding sequence ATGAGACTCTTTTCGGACCATCCCGAAGAAGAACGCGCCAGGATCGAACTGATACCGATGATTGATATCATGTTCTTTCTGCTCGTCGTATTCATCTTCATCTCCATCTCTTTGATCAAACTGAATGGAGTTACGCTCAATCTCCCCAAGGCGGCAACCCAGCCCATCAAAAAAGAGATCAAGACGCTGAATATTTCCATCACGGAGAACGGCGCGCTTTATCTCGACAAGACACCTGTGACAAAAGACCAGCTGAAAAGCGATCTCGCAGCCATCGCCAAAGATCCATCGGTCAAGGAGCAGATCATTATCAGCGGAGACAAGGACTCCCATCTCCAGGCCCTGGTCAGTGTCATGAATCTCTGCAACACATTGGGTTTTGACAATCTCTCCATCAGGACACAAGAACAATGA
- a CDS encoding MotA/TolQ/ExbB proton channel family protein, giving the protein MDALNYLLRGGPIMYLLIPMSAIAIAVIIERFFYLNREKTGTERILSVLRKGSKGESEIVEIRRLLEEAQRAHLILGKILALFLDHKTASGDLEHLVEAEALIEEKGLKQRMWLLDTTITMAPLLGLLGTIMGIIGSFHVMSVSGLGKPAQITGGVAEALIATATGLVIAIVSLGFYNLLNTMIREIRNSIESSARLLFLLQDRLRLVPSGERMQTLSAERSPSTISRAATVAK; this is encoded by the coding sequence ATGGATGCACTCAATTACCTCTTAAGGGGCGGACCCATCATGTACCTCTTGATCCCCATGTCCGCCATCGCCATTGCCGTCATCATCGAACGTTTCTTTTATCTCAACCGGGAAAAAACTGGAACAGAGAGGATCCTTTCGGTTCTCAGAAAAGGCAGCAAGGGAGAATCAGAAATCGTCGAGATCAGAAGACTTCTGGAAGAAGCGCAGAGAGCACACCTCATCCTCGGCAAGATCCTGGCACTTTTCCTCGATCACAAAACAGCCTCAGGCGACCTCGAGCACCTGGTCGAAGCCGAAGCCCTGATCGAAGAAAAAGGACTCAAGCAGAGAATGTGGCTTCTGGACACCACCATTACCATGGCGCCCCTTCTCGGTCTTTTGGGAACCATCATGGGCATCATCGGCTCTTTTCACGTGATGTCTGTCTCCGGCCTCGGAAAACCTGCCCAGATCACCGGCGGAGTTGCAGAAGCCTTGATCGCAACCGCCACCGGACTGGTCATCGCAATCGTTTCTCTGGGGTTCTACAACCTGTTGAACACCATGATCCGGGAAATCCGGAATTCCATCGAATCGTCTGCCCGACTCCTGTTTCTTCTTCAGGACAGGCTGAGGCTGGTTCCTTCCGGAGAACGCATGCAGACATTATCCGCAGAGAGAAGTCCCTCAACCATCTCGAGAGCGGCCACCGTTGCCAAATAA
- a CDS encoding TonB-dependent receptor yields MIRKEKTLKNIAALAGIFLVSQWNGPLSYGQSAPDASASGKEASAPSVAASSVIYGTIFSSKDKKPLSSVPVALKNNGTGEVVTKKTDAQGAFIFSHLAPGNYQIIAGGGSFSLQKKEGILKGNTVGEMNFQVLPLSTGNSLLSGNIYEGHGDNKIPLSAQMAVKNTRTNEIYTVGSDNSGHFSLNNIPSGDYLVQITKKGYFPLSEKIAINGNTSHNFPLRLNRLAEADINAEANKKIQDNTGAMTIVGRKKFAENQTTGIGYVLMQTPSVNYYSRSGANGITGGMNYFMCRGYTTGGSNSAPSGGSNIEFSVEGVPQNVNQDGGMVYDLNLMNNDISSVDIQRGVTTSQQLGNYASGCAINIHLVQPTKDAYTQITSGMGNYGLYYTSLITNTGLNTKVNAAGYNDLSFLNMNGFQEYTNYQEIQDYGNISKYLSNGYVKLMFTGAYKNYDRGSSMTVQDFNSFGATYNGLPNGENTGYANGVNTPNSPYYKDWISERYMFTLQSENKINDSVTIKNNAFALITPYGVINVPVTSTGTNQIPGGGSFQNLTPTYGGQQSSGGSTSQNPFNFSYIEGQGFKVGDIVESTIKLWNSLTPIIGQNTLHVGFRLSDSNYLYANNPLLSPNITGNAQDASNELLTIGGYLEDHWRPTHQVLVSAGFRAMEVGEQYSEHLTGANLAYITSQGHGEGGITAGQNFDVFLPHVGIDYYPIKELKLYASAGQSYSTPAIQFWSGLAPGQQQLNVQPEIINDYQMGARYTGTKGFIAIDGYSDYISNMLLTSLVTVNNVPNVVPVQANTAQMEGIEAEFKYVIGDGFSVDGNYTVTNATFLSASFGSYSNTGDRLPFVPNQLANLDLNYAAGPWHATINERYTGNMNVIDTGGGVSGNCNCQANSPGYFVTNLILAYDLPTTSWYKSAQLFFNAFNLLNTNYYNPAFLTGNNNVDTLFVYPGEPINVFGGVTVTF; encoded by the coding sequence GTGATCAGAAAAGAAAAGACCCTCAAGAATATCGCGGCTTTGGCCGGGATTTTTCTTGTCAGTCAATGGAACGGACCTTTATCGTACGGTCAGTCGGCTCCTGATGCATCCGCATCGGGAAAGGAAGCCTCTGCCCCGTCGGTAGCAGCTTCCTCTGTGATTTATGGAACGATCTTTTCCAGTAAAGACAAGAAACCGCTTTCAAGTGTTCCCGTTGCCTTAAAAAACAACGGCACAGGAGAAGTCGTCACCAAAAAAACCGATGCTCAGGGAGCTTTCATTTTCTCTCATCTGGCACCTGGCAACTATCAGATCATTGCCGGTGGAGGAAGCTTTTCGCTTCAGAAAAAAGAAGGAATCCTGAAAGGGAATACAGTCGGAGAAATGAACTTTCAGGTCTTGCCCCTCTCGACAGGAAACTCTCTTTTATCCGGAAATATCTATGAGGGCCATGGGGACAACAAGATTCCCCTTTCTGCCCAAATGGCTGTCAAAAACACCCGCACCAATGAAATTTACACGGTGGGATCCGACAACTCAGGACATTTCTCACTGAACAATATCCCGTCTGGAGACTACCTTGTACAGATCACCAAAAAAGGCTATTTTCCCCTCTCGGAAAAAATAGCGATCAATGGAAACACATCTCATAATTTTCCGCTTCGTCTGAATCGTCTGGCAGAAGCTGACATCAACGCAGAGGCAAACAAGAAAATTCAGGATAATACCGGCGCAATGACCATTGTCGGCAGAAAGAAATTTGCAGAAAACCAGACAACCGGTATCGGGTATGTCCTGATGCAGACGCCTTCAGTCAATTACTATTCGCGTTCAGGCGCCAACGGTATCACTGGCGGAATGAACTACTTCATGTGCCGGGGCTATACTACGGGTGGTTCCAACTCTGCTCCTTCCGGTGGTTCCAATATCGAGTTTTCCGTCGAGGGAGTTCCCCAGAATGTGAACCAGGACGGCGGTATGGTCTATGACCTGAACCTCATGAACAATGACATTTCCTCTGTCGACATCCAGAGGGGTGTCACCACATCGCAACAGCTTGGGAACTATGCCTCCGGTTGCGCCATCAATATTCATCTGGTACAGCCCACCAAGGATGCCTATACCCAGATCACTTCCGGAATGGGAAATTACGGACTCTATTATACCTCCCTGATCACAAATACCGGTTTAAACACAAAAGTCAATGCTGCGGGATATAATGACCTCTCCTTTCTGAACATGAACGGCTTTCAGGAATATACGAACTATCAGGAAATCCAGGATTACGGAAACATCAGCAAGTATCTCTCGAATGGATACGTCAAGCTCATGTTTACCGGAGCCTACAAAAACTATGATCGTGGCTCCTCCATGACCGTCCAGGATTTCAATTCATTCGGCGCCACCTACAACGGGCTGCCCAATGGGGAGAACACCGGATATGCCAATGGGGTCAACACACCCAATTCACCTTACTACAAGGACTGGATTTCAGAACGCTACATGTTCACCCTGCAGTCAGAAAACAAGATCAATGATTCTGTCACAATCAAAAATAATGCCTTCGCCTTGATCACTCCTTACGGAGTCATCAACGTTCCGGTCACTTCCACCGGAACAAACCAGATTCCCGGAGGAGGGAGCTTCCAGAATCTGACGCCTACTTATGGAGGGCAGCAGTCAAGCGGTGGATCGACCTCACAGAACCCCTTCAACTTCAGCTATATCGAGGGTCAGGGGTTCAAAGTCGGAGACATCGTCGAAAGCACCATCAAGCTCTGGAACAGTCTGACCCCCATTATTGGGCAAAATACCCTTCATGTCGGGTTCAGGCTTTCTGATTCCAATTATCTCTATGCAAACAATCCGTTGCTTTCGCCCAATATCACCGGAAATGCCCAGGATGCTTCCAATGAGCTCTTGACCATCGGAGGTTATCTTGAGGACCACTGGCGACCGACCCATCAGGTGCTGGTGAGTGCAGGTTTCCGGGCCATGGAGGTCGGAGAGCAGTATTCCGAACACTTGACTGGAGCCAATCTGGCCTACATCACAAGCCAGGGACACGGAGAAGGAGGAATCACCGCTGGTCAAAACTTCGACGTTTTTCTTCCGCATGTGGGAATTGACTACTACCCCATTAAAGAATTGAAACTTTATGCAAGTGCGGGACAGTCCTATTCCACCCCAGCCATTCAGTTCTGGTCGGGACTCGCACCGGGACAGCAGCAATTGAATGTGCAACCGGAAATTATCAATGATTACCAGATGGGTGCCCGTTATACAGGAACAAAGGGTTTCATCGCCATCGACGGATACTCTGACTATATCTCGAACATGCTTCTGACATCCCTGGTCACCGTCAACAATGTTCCGAATGTTGTTCCCGTTCAGGCCAATACCGCCCAGATGGAAGGAATTGAAGCAGAATTCAAATATGTCATCGGAGACGGATTTTCTGTCGACGGAAACTACACCGTTACAAACGCAACATTTTTAAGTGCGTCATTCGGATCTTACAGCAATACCGGAGACAGACTTCCCTTTGTCCCCAATCAATTGGCCAATCTTGATCTGAACTATGCAGCAGGACCATGGCATGCCACGATCAATGAACGCTATACCGGTAACATGAATGTCATCGATACCGGTGGCGGCGTTAGTGGCAACTGTAATTGCCAAGCCAATTCTCCGGGATATTTCGTGACCAACCTTATTCTGGCCTACGATCTTCCCACAACAAGCTGGTACAAGAGCGCCCAGTTGTTTTTCAACGCATTCAATCTCTTGAACACAAATTACTATAACCCGGCATTTCTGACAGGCAATAACAATGTCGATACACTGTTTGTCTACCCGGGTGAACCGATCAACGTTTTCGGAGGTGTCACCGTTACCTTCTAG
- a CDS encoding response regulator transcription factor — translation MIHETDMMEDPRPTILLIEDEAEQIAFLKHFLLRERYQVAVAQGGDEAIWALRKMASKKVKIFCIIDWMLPEVSGVEVCRFIRSHPELKNSPIMGISANHNPDVGTHALLEGADDFMVKPFSAREMLTRIKSLIRRCQIKKEKLATKKISLSFGPLSFDSVRRELFVDGKKISLTRMEFIILQYLIEHQGHAISKEELLSELWSDDNPVGDDNLKVHVYSLRKKLKDPSDRPRFIETLRGIGYRFKDRWED, via the coding sequence ATGATTCATGAAACCGATATGATGGAAGACCCGAGACCGACCATACTCTTGATCGAGGATGAAGCAGAGCAGATTGCTTTCTTGAAACACTTCCTCCTAAGAGAGCGTTATCAGGTCGCAGTCGCCCAGGGAGGCGACGAGGCCATATGGGCACTCCGCAAAATGGCGAGCAAAAAAGTCAAGATCTTCTGTATCATCGACTGGATGCTTCCGGAGGTCTCAGGGGTTGAGGTTTGTCGATTCATCCGCTCCCATCCGGAATTGAAAAACTCCCCCATAATGGGGATATCCGCAAACCACAATCCCGATGTCGGGACACATGCCCTTCTCGAAGGGGCTGACGATTTTATGGTCAAGCCATTTTCGGCCCGGGAAATGTTGACCCGGATCAAGTCACTCATTCGCAGATGTCAAATCAAAAAAGAAAAGCTGGCCACCAAAAAAATCTCCCTGTCCTTTGGTCCGCTCTCCTTTGACAGTGTCCGGAGAGAGCTTTTTGTGGACGGCAAGAAAATCTCCCTGACAAGAATGGAGTTCATCATTCTCCAGTATCTGATCGAGCATCAGGGACACGCCATATCAAAAGAAGAGTTGCTCTCTGAGCTCTGGAGCGATGACAACCCTGTCGGCGATGATAACCTGAAAGTCCATGTCTATTCCCTGAGAAAAAAACTGAAGGACCCTTCAGATCGCCCCCGATTCATCGAAACGCTTCGGGGAATCGGATACCGATTCAAGGATCGATGGGAAGATTAA